Proteins co-encoded in one Euleptes europaea isolate rEulEur1 chromosome 1, rEulEur1.hap1, whole genome shotgun sequence genomic window:
- the DCAF15 gene encoding DDB1- and CUL4-associated factor 15, which produces MAPSSKTERGAAASGGKRGASESGRGGRREHVVRQLERVKISGQLSPRLFRKLPPRVCVSLKSIVDEHFLCAGHIFLGFSKCGRYVLSYTSSSGDDDFSFYIYHLYWWEFNVHSKLKMVRQVRLFQDEEIYSDLYLTVCEWPSDSSKVIVFGFNTRSSNGLLINMMMSDENHRDIYISTVAMPPLVHCASCRDMALAHQGDPNAKCLQHGFMLHTKYQVVYPFPTFQPAFQLKKDQVVLLNTSYSLVACAVSVHTSDDSGFCQILYDRSHQPRSSASEACPAAVPSQCSTSPKDGLERDNGPCRSAASSHQAVPEPLQDAENHVSPAVALAKEFVADIFRRAKEAKGPAPVEEEAGGGPEHRLDSGAAGQGSLASWDLGRSSGSCLHSSGILSSQSSGAGSVSDTGGSPKDSPGLELESEPAEPGYVNYTKLRYVLEPGDLSEAEDEYEDDKISLPFVVTDLRGRNLKLLKERAVCQGQYLTVEQLTLDFEYVINEVIRNDASWSKQFCSFSDYDIVILEVCPETNQVIINIGLLLLAFPSPDEEGQLRPKTYHTSLKVAWDLNTGVFVTVSVGDLTEVKGQTSGSVWSSYRKSCVDMVMKWLVPESSGRYVNRMTNEALHKGCSLKFLADNERYTWIVL; this is translated from the exons ATGGCGCCGAGCTCGAAAACGGAGCGGGGCGCCGCCGCCTCAGGGGGGAAGCGGGGCGCGTCCGAGTCGgggcgcggggggcggcgggagCACGTGGTGAGGCAGCTGGAGCGCGTCaag ATCAGCGGACAGCTCTCGCCTCGTCTTTTCCGTAAGCTTCCGCCCAGGGTTTGTGTCTCCTTGAAAAGCATCGTGGACGAACATTTCTTGTGTGCAGG GCACATTTTCCTGGGCTTCTCTAAGTGTGGGAGATATGTGTTGTCCTACACCAGCAGCAGCGGCGATGACGACTTCTCTTTCTACATCTACCATCTCTACTGGTGGGAATTCAATGTCCATAGCAAGCTAAAAATG GTGCGTCAGGTTCGGTTATTCCAAGATGAAGAAATCTACAGCGATCTGTACCTGACCGTATGCGAATGGCCCAGTGACTCCTCCAAGGTCATCGTCTTTGGCTTCAA CACCCGCTCATCTAACGGCCTGCTCATAAACATGATGATGAGTGACGAAAACCATCGGGACATCTACATTAGTACAGTGGCCATGCCTCCTCTTGTGCACTGCGCCAGCTGCAGGGACATGGCCCTTGCGCATCAAG gtgACCCTAATGCCAAATGCTTGCAGCACGGCTTCATGCTGCACACCAAGTACCAGGTGGTGTACCCCTTCCCCACATTCCAGCCGGCGTTCCAGCTGAAGAAGGACCAAGTCGTGCTCCTCAATACCAGCTATTCTCTAGTGGCGTGTGCGGTTTCTGTGCATACATCAg ACGACAGCGGCTTCTGCCAAATCCTTTACGACAGAAGTCACCAGCCCCGGTCCTCTGCCAGCGAAGCCTGCCCTGCGGCCGTCCCCTCGCAGTGTTCCACCAGCCCAAAGGACGGGCTGGAAAGAGACAATGGCCCTTGCCGGAGCGCAGCTTCCTCCCACCAAGCTGTACCGGAGCCTCTGCAGGATGCAGAAAACCACGTCTCGCCCGCGGTAGCTCTCGCGAAGGAGTTTGTCGCAGATATCTTTCGAAGGGCTAAAGAAGCCAAAGGCCCTGCCCCGGTGGAAGAGGAAGCTGGCGGCGGGCCGGAACACCGTCTTGACTCAGGGGCTGCGGGCCAGGGTTCTTTAGCCTCTTGGGATCTCGGGAGGAGTTCGGGATCTTGTTTGCACAGCAGCGGCATTCTCAGCTCTCAGTCTTCTGGGGCAGGGAGCGTTTCCGACACGGGGGGGTCGCCCAAGGATTCCCCCGGCCTCGAGCTGGAAAGCGAGCCGGCCGAGCCGGGCTACGTGAACTATACCAAACTGCGCTACGTTCTGGAGCCCGGCGACCTCTCGGAGGCAGAGGATG AGTATGAGGATGACAAAATCTCCTTGCCGTTTGTTGTGACGGACTTGCGAGGAAGGAACTTGAAGCTCCTAAAAGAGAGGGCTGTCTGTCAG GGCCAGTATTTAACCGTGGAGCAGCTCACTCTGGATTTCGAGTACGTCATTAACGAAGTCATCCGGAACGACGCCTCGTGGTCCAAGCAGTTTTGTTCCTTCAGCGACTATGACATTGTCATCTTGGAG GTCTGTCCAGAAACCAACCAAGTGATCATCAATATTGGACTTTTGCTcctagccttcccttcccccgacGAGGAGGGACAGCTCCG GCCAAAGACCTATCACACCAGCCTCAAAGTGGCATGGGATCTGAATACGGGCGTCTTCGTCACCGTCAGTGTGGGGGATCTCACGGAAGTCAAAGGACAGACCAG TGGCAGTGTCTGGAGCTCCTACCGCAAGAGTTGCGTGGACATGGTGATGAAGTGGCTGGTGCCCGAAAGCAGCGGCCGCTACGTCAACAGGATGACCAACGAGGCCCTTCATAAAG GCTGCTCCTTGAAATTCCTCGCAGACAACGAACGCTACACGTGGATCGTCTTGTGA